One Pararhizobium capsulatum DSM 1112 DNA segment encodes these proteins:
- a CDS encoding NADP-dependent oxidoreductase, translating to MNGNQRILLASRPTGAPTIADFTIDTGPVAEPAIGQVLLKILYLSLDPYMRGRMSAAKSYAAPVEIGAVMEGGTVARVVKSRNPAFAEGDVVLSHSGWQNYALSNGNELRKLDPAVAPVTTALGVLGMPGFTAWAGLANIGQPKPGETLVVAAASGAVGSVVGQIARLRGARAVGIAGGPEKCAYLQDELGFDAAIDHRSPDLNERLAKACPQGIDVYFENVGGKVWDAVFPLLNPFARIPVCGLIAQYNARPGQAAQQDRLPDVMRTVLTKSLLIRGFIQREFVHQREQFYKEVSEWIASGALRYREDIVAGLERAPEAFIGLLEGRNFGKLIVRVGEDAI from the coding sequence ATGAACGGAAACCAGCGAATATTGCTCGCATCACGCCCGACTGGTGCTCCGACGATCGCCGACTTCACCATCGACACTGGCCCCGTCGCGGAACCCGCCATAGGTCAAGTCCTGCTCAAGATCCTCTACCTTTCGCTCGATCCGTACATGCGCGGACGCATGAGCGCCGCCAAATCCTATGCCGCGCCGGTCGAGATAGGCGCGGTTATGGAGGGCGGAACTGTCGCCCGGGTTGTAAAAAGCCGAAACCCCGCTTTTGCAGAAGGTGATGTGGTTCTGTCCCATTCTGGATGGCAGAACTACGCGCTTTCAAACGGAAATGAATTGCGTAAGCTCGATCCAGCCGTCGCGCCCGTCACGACCGCGCTCGGCGTGCTCGGCATGCCTGGGTTCACCGCCTGGGCGGGCCTTGCCAATATCGGTCAGCCGAAGCCTGGTGAAACACTCGTCGTCGCAGCGGCCAGCGGCGCGGTCGGCTCGGTCGTCGGGCAGATCGCCCGGCTGAGGGGTGCCCGCGCCGTCGGTATCGCCGGCGGGCCGGAAAAGTGCGCTTACCTGCAAGACGAACTTGGCTTCGACGCAGCCATAGACCACCGCAGCCCCGATCTTAACGAGCGGCTCGCCAAGGCCTGCCCTCAGGGCATCGACGTCTATTTCGAGAATGTCGGCGGCAAGGTCTGGGACGCGGTTTTTCCGCTTCTCAATCCTTTTGCACGGATCCCCGTCTGCGGCCTCATCGCCCAATATAATGCGCGTCCCGGCCAAGCGGCGCAACAGGACCGGTTGCCCGATGTTATGCGCACCGTCCTGACGAAGAGCCTGCTGATCCGCGGCTTCATCCAGCGCGAGTTCGTCCATCAGCGGGAGCAGTTTTACAAGGAAGTGAGCGAGTGGATCGCCTCTGGCGCCTTGCGCTACCGGGAGGACATCGTCGCCGGCCTGGAGCGGGCTCCCGAAGCGTTCATCGGCCTCTTGGAGGGACGGAACTTTGGGAAGCTTATCGTTCGCGTGGGCGAAGACGCTATTTGA
- a CDS encoding SDR family oxidoreductase: MTTNKVAVVTGGSHGIGAAIAKKLAARGAAVAVVYRGNEAEALSVVGAITGAGGVAAAFAADVANQTAVQSAIEAIVAAATPEARRQAVIAATPAGRIGEPADIADVVVFLMSDDSRWITGRTILTDGGLTDAL, encoded by the coding sequence ATGACAACGAACAAAGTTGCAGTTGTTACGGGCGGCTCACACGGTATCGGCGCGGCGATTGCAAAGAAACTCGCCGCGCGCGGCGCCGCCGTTGCCGTTGTTTACCGAGGCAATGAAGCGGAGGCGCTGTCGGTGGTTGGCGCCATCACTGGGGCGGGCGGCGTGGCCGCTGCGTTTGCTGCGGACGTTGCCAATCAGACTGCGGTGCAAAGCGCCATTGAAGCGATCGTGGCCGCTGCGACCCCCGAAGCTCGTCGCCAGGCCGTGATTGCCGCCACGCCTGCCGGTCGTATCGGAGAGCCGGCCGACATCGCCGACGTCGTCGTTTTCCTGATGTCGGATGATTCCCGCTGGATTACGGGCCGAACCATCCTGACCGACGGCGGCTTAACCGACGCACTCTAG
- a CDS encoding LysR substrate-binding domain-containing protein codes for MLDLKDLSYFVNVVDRGGFSAAGRSLRIPKSTLSHRIQQLEASLGVRLVNRTSRRFGVTEIGRDFYQNAIATLLQAEHTEASIRQHLSEPSGVVRITTPVTIAQFALRDLLPGFLVRYPKVNIIQHATDVQIDIVAEGIDLALRGHSQPLPNSTLVQRKIARVPWLLFAGTDYLNQTGVPIEPADLAEHTAIAMGQGAKTAWRLQHQRGQEVVIEIEPRFTSNDIVALKHAACAGLGIVALPAYVCWPEVKTGLLRPLLPGWVAADSSITALIPYRRGLLPAVRVLIDYLAAEFPQAVAIDLE; via the coding sequence ATGCTTGATCTGAAGGATTTGTCTTATTTTGTGAATGTAGTGGATCGTGGAGGCTTTTCGGCGGCCGGCCGGAGCTTACGAATTCCGAAGTCGACCCTCAGCCATCGAATCCAGCAATTGGAGGCCTCGCTGGGAGTTCGCCTTGTTAACCGCACATCACGGCGATTCGGCGTAACGGAGATTGGCAGGGATTTTTACCAGAATGCGATTGCGACACTCCTACAGGCCGAACATACGGAGGCATCGATCCGCCAACATCTTTCCGAGCCCAGCGGTGTCGTCAGGATCACGACGCCGGTCACAATCGCGCAGTTCGCACTACGCGATCTTCTGCCAGGGTTTCTCGTGCGCTATCCAAAGGTCAATATCATCCAGCACGCGACGGATGTGCAAATCGATATTGTCGCGGAAGGCATTGACTTGGCACTTCGCGGTCACTCTCAGCCATTGCCCAATTCTACGCTCGTTCAACGAAAGATCGCACGCGTCCCCTGGCTCTTGTTTGCTGGGACAGATTACCTGAATCAGACCGGGGTTCCGATCGAGCCGGCGGATTTGGCTGAGCACACCGCAATAGCGATGGGACAAGGAGCGAAAACGGCATGGCGCCTACAACACCAGCGGGGTCAGGAAGTTGTAATTGAGATCGAGCCTCGGTTCACCAGCAACGACATAGTTGCACTCAAGCACGCCGCCTGCGCGGGGCTTGGAATTGTCGCTCTGCCGGCATACGTCTGTTGGCCTGAAGTAAAAACGGGCCTTCTTAGGCCGCTGCTGCCTGGCTGGGTTGCGGCCGATTCAAGTATTACCGCCCTCATTCCGTATCGCCGAGGCCTATTGCCCGCAGTCCGTGTCCTAATCGACTACTTGGCAGCTGAGTTCCCGCAAGCGGTGGCTATCGATCTGGAATAG
- a CDS encoding dihydroxy-acid dehydratase domain-containing protein encodes MTKSPIVLIDHHPGRSAQTIGIARQLGTDTSFIHEPSVGVVGTKGDSQCYMGVMSKVDAIHASLKSRIGRGVGQLKLRLVQPEYTIATSDGIRNGTREMRYSLIGREVTHDALSEHLSATGLAGTIAVVACDKPPVGTLAALLEHNEPAIIMSDGSIHPGIDPVTGEALDIVSAYQVAGSHDVAHRDRVACHACPGFGSCGGIFTYNTMQTFIGVLGMQPLHMVAPPSDDPRRLAEFPDQLVGYLADMMSKSLKPRDIVVRDSIRNAVIVALAIGGSTNVTLHAPEIARAAGYGDFWRDVMTPSEFNYLSQYVVPVLTDARPYGKYSMVDIDAVGGVQVIVRELLDAGLLNGDVLTCTGETLAEQVKRLGTPGADGKVIYTVANPYKPTGGLRVLGGNLSPEFSAVLKLAGVEGGLRDNLFRGKARVFEGEQHLLDALAETPELFQNYDMVIVRYEGPTGAPGMPEMLDPTSRITTLCREKGIVIALMTDARFSGGSIGLVIGHVGPEASLGGPIALVENGDEIVADLNSNELNCTPLADPAIRKQRMDAWKKVVAANGGQHPNCGDADTRLLHRARHSAVPATHGAGLHPDHEVWVRIPREATRSGFMPTNKHRPETDKAF; translated from the coding sequence GTGACAAAATCACCCATCGTGCTCATCGATCACCATCCAGGACGCTCGGCCCAGACCATCGGCATCGCACGCCAGCTCGGCACCGATACAAGCTTTATTCATGAGCCGTCGGTCGGCGTGGTCGGCACCAAGGGCGACAGCCAATGCTACATGGGCGTGATGTCCAAGGTCGACGCGATCCATGCCAGCTTGAAGAGCCGGATCGGCCGTGGCGTGGGTCAGCTGAAGCTGCGCCTGGTGCAGCCGGAATACACCATCGCGACCTCGGACGGCATCCGCAACGGCACGCGCGAGATGCGCTACTCGCTGATCGGCCGCGAAGTAACGCACGACGCCTTGTCCGAACATCTCAGCGCCACCGGGCTTGCCGGCACTATCGCCGTGGTTGCCTGCGATAAGCCGCCGGTCGGCACGCTCGCCGCCTTGCTCGAGCACAACGAGCCGGCGATTATCATGTCGGACGGCTCGATCCATCCCGGAATCGATCCGGTGACAGGCGAGGCGCTCGACATCGTCAGCGCCTATCAGGTCGCTGGCAGCCACGACGTCGCGCACCGCGACCGCGTCGCCTGCCATGCCTGCCCGGGCTTCGGCAGCTGCGGTGGCATTTTCACCTATAACACCATGCAGACCTTCATCGGAGTACTCGGCATGCAGCCGCTGCACATGGTGGCGCCGCCGTCCGACGATCCGCGACGCCTTGCCGAGTTCCCGGACCAACTCGTCGGATATCTCGCCGACATGATGTCCAAAAGTCTGAAGCCTCGCGACATCGTGGTGCGCGACTCGATCCGCAACGCCGTGATCGTCGCGCTGGCCATCGGCGGCTCGACCAACGTCACGCTGCACGCGCCGGAAATCGCGCGCGCCGCTGGCTACGGGGACTTCTGGAGGGACGTCATGACGCCGTCCGAATTCAACTATCTCTCCCAATACGTGGTGCCCGTCCTCACCGATGCCCGCCCCTACGGAAAGTATTCGATGGTCGACATCGACGCGGTCGGCGGCGTGCAGGTGATCGTGCGCGAACTGCTGGACGCCGGCCTGCTCAACGGCGATGTTTTGACCTGCACCGGCGAGACGCTGGCCGAGCAGGTAAAGCGGCTGGGCACGCCCGGCGCTGATGGCAAGGTAATCTACACGGTCGCCAACCCGTACAAGCCGACCGGCGGCCTGCGTGTCCTCGGCGGCAACCTGTCGCCGGAATTCTCGGCGGTTCTCAAATTGGCCGGTGTCGAGGGCGGACTGCGGGACAATTTGTTCCGCGGCAAGGCCCGCGTGTTCGAGGGCGAACAGCATTTGCTGGACGCGCTCGCCGAGACGCCTGAGCTCTTTCAGAACTACGACATGGTGATCGTCCGCTACGAGGGACCGACCGGCGCGCCGGGCATGCCCGAAATGTTGGATCCTACTTCGCGCATCACCACACTGTGCCGTGAAAAGGGCATCGTCATTGCGCTCATGACCGACGCACGGTTTTCCGGCGGCTCGATCGGGCTGGTGATCGGCCATGTCGGTCCCGAGGCCAGTCTCGGCGGCCCCATCGCGCTGGTGGAGAATGGCGACGAGATTGTCGCCGATCTCAACAGCAACGAACTGAACTGCACGCCACTGGCCGATCCTGCGATCCGCAAGCAGCGCATGGACGCGTGGAAAAAAGTGGTTGCGGCCAATGGTGGCCAGCATCCGAACTGCGGCGATGCCGACACCCGCTTGCTGCACCGCGCCCGGCATTCTGCCGTTCCCGCGACCCATGGCGCCGGCCTGCACCCCGACCACGAGGTCTGGGTCCGCATCCCGCGCGAAGCCACGCGATCGGGTTTCATGCCGACCAACAAGCATCGGCCCGAAACCGACAAGGCCTTCTAG